In Ignavibacteriales bacterium, the genomic window TTGTGTTGGTTTCTTTAGCTACTTTTCTGCTAATGTCAGAATATTCATTTAGCATTTTATCCAGCTTATTTAAGCTGTCCGATCTTTCTCCAACAACACTTGGAGTGCATAAAATAACTCTTGCACCATTCTCGATTATTTTGCTAATTAAAAATTTCAATCCTTCTTCATATTTATCTTTTGTTGTTCCGCCAATCCCCAGATCGAAATGCCAAACATCATTTATACCGATATAAATAAAAACAATTGTTGGTTTCTTAGAAAGAACATCTTTACCTAATCGTGCAATTAAATCTGTTACCTTATTTCCGCTAATACCGGCGCCTATAATCTCAATTCCTAATTCCTTGTATTTAAAAGCAATTGAATCGCGAATGATGGTAATGTAACCTCCGGGATTGACACCAAGCTGAGTAATCGAATCGCCAAAGAAAATTATTCTATCATTTTTTTTAAGTGAAATTGAAAATGCAGCCATTGTAAAAAGTAAAATGATGATTGATAAGATGAGTTTTTTTAATTTCATTTCAGTAAAAAATTGTTTTGAAAAATTGTTGATCGAAAAATAAAAGTAATTTTTATAAATCACTAATTTGATGTCATATGAAAGACGTCAAACGAGAGATGCAATATGGGACAGGGATTATGGAATTTTATTATCCCGT contains:
- a CDS encoding SGNH/GDSL hydrolase family protein, whose amino-acid sequence is MKLKKLILSIIILLFTMAAFSISLKKNDRIIFFGDSITQLGVNPGGYITIIRDSIAFKYKELGIEIIGAGISGNKVTDLIARLGKDVLSKKPTIVFIYIGINDVWHFDLGIGGTTKDKYEEGLKFLISKIIENGARVILCTPSVVGERSDSLNKLDKMLNEYSDISRKVAKETNTTLCDLREEFIQYEVIHNPKQLHEGILTYDGVHLSADGNKFVALEMMKVLVK